AGTATGTACGGGGTGTAGCGGATTTTTTGGCAGCAGGGCGGGTGGCGGGACGCTACGTGATTTCAGCAGGGGATCTGACGAGCGGATTGAGCGTTATTACGCTGGTGGCGCTTGTTGAATCCAAATATCAGGTAGGCTACGCTCTAAGCTTCTGGGAATATATGGCTATACCCGTATGGGTCATTATGGGATTAACCGGATATTGCATCTATCGCTTTCGAGAAACGCGTTCACTCTCCATCGGACAGTTCCTGGAAATGCGTTATTGTCATTCATTCCGTATCGTGGCGGCAACGATACGTACGGTTTCTGAGATGGTGACCAATGCCATCGGTCCGGCGGTAGCGGCCAATTTCTTCATCTACTTTCTAGGGTTGCCCCATAGGCTGATGGTTTTCGGTGTGGCGTTGCCGACTTTTGGCTTGATTGTAGGGCTATCCTTGTGCCTGTGCATGGTGGTGATTTGGCCGGGCGGACGTATCTCGTTATTGATTTCCGACGCCTTTCAGGGGCTGATGTGTTACCCGATATTCGTCATTATAGCGGGATACATCTATCTGCACTTCGGATGGAGCGAGGCCATTGGTCCGGTCATGATGGATCGGGCTCCGGGAGAGAGTTTTATCAATCCCTTCGATATCGAAAAACTACGTGATTTCAACCTCTTCGCTCTTGTTGTGACGATTATGGGCGGCGTCCTTAATCGCGCCAGTTGGATCGGCAACGATACGACGGGCAGTGGGCGGACTCCGCATGAGCAGAAAATGGCGGGCATCCTGGGGACCTGGCGAGTGCTATATGCAAATCTGATGATGCTACTGGTCGGAGCGATGATCATCACGTTGATGACACATCAAAAGTACGCTGAACAGAGCCATGAAATCCGCCAGGAACTGATGCAGAAAGTTGCGCAGGAGGCGGTGCAAGATCCGTGGTTGCGCGAACAACTCAACAGCAACTTGGCCCAAATTCCTGTTCAGGAGCACCGGATCGGCGTGGATGCACCGCTTTCTCGCGATAACAATATCGACACTCCTTACATGGAAATGGCTCACGGAACGCTGGCCGGCACACCCGAGGGTAATCTTGCGTTCCAAAAATTTCGCACACTGTACCAGCAAATGATGCTACCGGTAGCGTTAAAGAATATTTTGCCTATGGGGCTGATGGGGCTGTTCTGCCTCCTAATGATGATGTTATTGATTTCAACCGACGACTCTCGAGTATTCAATGCCTCTTCGACAATCGTGCAGGACATCATTATGCCGTTTCGCAGGAAGCCCTTTACGCCGAAACAACACGTGAAGGTCCTGCGGCTCACATCGGTCTCAGTTTGTCTGTTTTTCTTCATCGTATCGATATTCTTCGTGCAAATAGACTATATTATGATGTTTACAGTCATCATGACGGGGATCTGGCTGGGAGGTGCAGCACCGGTCATGATATTCGGGCTTTATAGTCGCTTCGGAAACTCTGTGGGTGCGTTCGGAGCACTGATTTTTGGCTCCGGTCTTTCGTTGACCGGACTTATTTTCCAACGCAATTGGGCCGGGCGGATTTACCCTTGGCTTGACGCCCATGACTTGGCGGTGCCGATCGGCCATTTCCTGCATACGGTTTCACGTCCGTTCAACCCCTACATTGTTTGGGAAATGAATCCTGTGAAGT
This genomic window from Ruficoccus amylovorans contains:
- a CDS encoding sodium:solute symporter family transporter: MHLLDWFIVIVPVAAVLYLTIYSRKYVRGVADFLAAGRVAGRYVISAGDLTSGLSVITLVALVESKYQVGYALSFWEYMAIPVWVIMGLTGYCIYRFRETRSLSIGQFLEMRYCHSFRIVAATIRTVSEMVTNAIGPAVAANFFIYFLGLPHRLMVFGVALPTFGLIVGLSLCLCMVVIWPGGRISLLISDAFQGLMCYPIFVIIAGYIYLHFGWSEAIGPVMMDRAPGESFINPFDIEKLRDFNLFALVVTIMGGVLNRASWIGNDTTGSGRTPHEQKMAGILGTWRVLYANLMMLLVGAMIITLMTHQKYAEQSHEIRQELMQKVAQEAVQDPWLREQLNSNLAQIPVQEHRIGVDAPLSRDNNIDTPYMEMAHGTLAGTPEGNLAFQKFRTLYQQMMLPVALKNILPMGLMGLFCLLMMMLLISTDDSRVFNASSTIVQDIIMPFRRKPFTPKQHVKVLRLTSVSVCLFFFIVSIFFVQIDYIMMFTVIMTGIWLGGAAPVMIFGLYSRFGNSVGAFGALIFGSGLSLTGLIFQRNWAGRIYPWLDAHDLAVPIGHFLHTVSRPFNPYIVWEMNPVKFPINSYELYFMAMISGIAAYVIGSALTQRKPFNLDRLLHRGIYDVAGEYTEPFKWSVRNTAQKLIGITPEYTLGDKIIAWSVFGYSLIYKFGLCFVGVLIWNFFSPWPTQWWSTYFLVTNLWVTAILGIISTVWFLIGGIVDIRKLFRDLAARVDDPLDNGMVEGHVSIADKAAFKARGAPVDDDD